The Arachis hypogaea cultivar Tifrunner chromosome 16, arahy.Tifrunner.gnm2.J5K5, whole genome shotgun sequence genome contains a region encoding:
- the LOC112754606 gene encoding 1-aminocyclopropane-1-carboxylate oxidase homolog 1 isoform X1, protein MEETSTIEKSHSGYDRMSEVKAFDDTKLGVQGLIENRVTKVPPIFHCNEHESNSSSKPKSKFSIPIIDINSGIIGDDVVEKVKDACENWGFFQIINHGIPVHVLDDMINGTRMFHEQDPEVRKRYYTRDLSKKVLYVSNFSLFQEPYVNWRDSLGISMAPNPPKDEELPQVCRDIVIEYSKKVKTLASILLELVSEALGLNRNHLQEMGYGDGFVVLCHYYPVCPQPELTMGNSKHTDNDLITILLQDQIGGLQILHQNQWIDVPPIHGALVVNIGDLLQLLSNDKFISVQHRVIAKNIGPRISVATLFRTDDEAGNKTSKVFGPIKELFSEENPPIYRDTTLAEYTAHFYAKGIGTSTLSHFKL, encoded by the exons ATGGAGGAAACAAGCACAATAGAAAAGTCGCATTCAGGTTATGATAGGATGAGTGAAGTGAAGGCATTTGATGATACAAAACTTGGTGTCCAAGGCCTAATAGAAAATCGGGTTACAAAAGTTCCACCTATATTCCATTGCAATGAACATGAGTCAAATAGTAGCAGTAAACCAAAATCAAAGTTCAGCATCCCCATAATAGATATCAATAGTGGTATTATTGGCGATGATGTTGTGGAGAAGGTTAAGGATGCTTGTGAGAATTGGGGGTTCTTTCAGATCATAAACCATGGCATCCCAGTTCATGTGTTGGATGACATGATTAATGGAACTCGCATGTTCCATGAGCAAGATCCTGAGGTCAGAAAACGCTACTACACACGGGATCTTTCCAAGAAGGTTCTTTATGTTTCCAATTTTAGTCTGTTTCAGGAACCTTATGTTAATTGGAGGGACTCACTTGGAATTTCCATGGCACCTAATCCTCCTAAAGATGAAGAATTACCTCAAGTTTGCAG GGACATTGTGATTGAATACTCAAAGAAAGTAAAGACACTTGCTTCTATTTTGTTAGAGTTAGTATCAGAAGCACTTGGACTTAACCGGAATCACCTTCAAGAAATGGGGTATGGTGATGGTTTCGTTGTTCTGTGTCACTATTACCCTGTATGCCCTCAGCCAGAGTTAACGATGGGAAATAGCAAGCACACTGACAATGACTTAATCACAATATTATTGCAAGACCAAATTGGCGGCCTCCAAATTCTTCATCAAAATCAATGGATTGATGTGCCTCCCATCCATGGTGCACTTGTTGTCAACATTGGGGATCTTCTTCAG CTTCTTTCTAATGACAAGTTCATTAGTGTTCAACACAGAGTCATAGCAAAGAACATAGGACCAAGAATATCAGTTGCAACCTTATTTAGGACAGATGATGAAGCAGGAAATAAGACATCAAAAGTGTTTGGTCCAATAAAAGAACTGTTCTCTGAGGAAAATCCACCTATTTATAGAGACACAACTTTGGCAGAGTACACAGCACATTTTTATGCAAAGGGCATTGGAACTTCAACACTCTCACACTTCAAGTTGTGA
- the LOC112754606 gene encoding 1-aminocyclopropane-1-carboxylate oxidase homolog 1 isoform X3: protein MEETSTIEKSHSGYDRMSEVKAFDDTKLGVQGLIENRVTKVPPIFHCNEHESNSSSKPKSKFSIPIIDINSGIIGDDVVEKVKDACENWGFFQIINHGIPVHVLDDMINGTRMFHEQDPEVRKRYYTRDLSKKVLYVSNFSLFQEPYVNWRDSLGISMAPNPPKDEELPQVCRDIVIEYSKKVKTLASILLELVSEALGLNRNHLQEMGYGDGFVVLCHYYPVCPQPELTMGNSKHTDNDLITILLQDQIGGLQILHQNQWIDVPPIHGALVVNIGDLLQSHSKEHRTKNISCNLI from the exons ATGGAGGAAACAAGCACAATAGAAAAGTCGCATTCAGGTTATGATAGGATGAGTGAAGTGAAGGCATTTGATGATACAAAACTTGGTGTCCAAGGCCTAATAGAAAATCGGGTTACAAAAGTTCCACCTATATTCCATTGCAATGAACATGAGTCAAATAGTAGCAGTAAACCAAAATCAAAGTTCAGCATCCCCATAATAGATATCAATAGTGGTATTATTGGCGATGATGTTGTGGAGAAGGTTAAGGATGCTTGTGAGAATTGGGGGTTCTTTCAGATCATAAACCATGGCATCCCAGTTCATGTGTTGGATGACATGATTAATGGAACTCGCATGTTCCATGAGCAAGATCCTGAGGTCAGAAAACGCTACTACACACGGGATCTTTCCAAGAAGGTTCTTTATGTTTCCAATTTTAGTCTGTTTCAGGAACCTTATGTTAATTGGAGGGACTCACTTGGAATTTCCATGGCACCTAATCCTCCTAAAGATGAAGAATTACCTCAAGTTTGCAG GGACATTGTGATTGAATACTCAAAGAAAGTAAAGACACTTGCTTCTATTTTGTTAGAGTTAGTATCAGAAGCACTTGGACTTAACCGGAATCACCTTCAAGAAATGGGGTATGGTGATGGTTTCGTTGTTCTGTGTCACTATTACCCTGTATGCCCTCAGCCAGAGTTAACGATGGGAAATAGCAAGCACACTGACAATGACTTAATCACAATATTATTGCAAGACCAAATTGGCGGCCTCCAAATTCTTCATCAAAATCAATGGATTGATGTGCCTCCCATCCATGGTGCACTTGTTGTCAACATTGGGGATCTTCTTCAG AGTCATAGCAAAGAACATAGGACCAAGAATATCAGTTGCAACCTTATTTAG
- the LOC112754606 gene encoding 1-aminocyclopropane-1-carboxylate oxidase homolog 1 isoform X2 encodes MEETSTIEKSHSGYDRMSEVKAFDDTKLGVQGLIENRVTKVPPIFHCNEHESNSSSKPKSKFSIPIIDINSGIIGDDVVEKVKDACENWGFFQIINHGIPVHVLDDMINGTRMFHEQDPEVRKRYYTRDLSKKVLYVSNFSLFQEPYVNWRDSLGISMAPNPPKDEELPQVCRDIVIEYSKKVKTLASILLELVSEALGLNRNHLQEMGYGDGFVVLCHYYPVCPQPELTMGNSKHTDNDLITILLQDQIGGLQILHQNQWIDVPPIHGALVVNIGDLLQCSTQSHSKEHRTKNISCNLI; translated from the exons ATGGAGGAAACAAGCACAATAGAAAAGTCGCATTCAGGTTATGATAGGATGAGTGAAGTGAAGGCATTTGATGATACAAAACTTGGTGTCCAAGGCCTAATAGAAAATCGGGTTACAAAAGTTCCACCTATATTCCATTGCAATGAACATGAGTCAAATAGTAGCAGTAAACCAAAATCAAAGTTCAGCATCCCCATAATAGATATCAATAGTGGTATTATTGGCGATGATGTTGTGGAGAAGGTTAAGGATGCTTGTGAGAATTGGGGGTTCTTTCAGATCATAAACCATGGCATCCCAGTTCATGTGTTGGATGACATGATTAATGGAACTCGCATGTTCCATGAGCAAGATCCTGAGGTCAGAAAACGCTACTACACACGGGATCTTTCCAAGAAGGTTCTTTATGTTTCCAATTTTAGTCTGTTTCAGGAACCTTATGTTAATTGGAGGGACTCACTTGGAATTTCCATGGCACCTAATCCTCCTAAAGATGAAGAATTACCTCAAGTTTGCAG GGACATTGTGATTGAATACTCAAAGAAAGTAAAGACACTTGCTTCTATTTTGTTAGAGTTAGTATCAGAAGCACTTGGACTTAACCGGAATCACCTTCAAGAAATGGGGTATGGTGATGGTTTCGTTGTTCTGTGTCACTATTACCCTGTATGCCCTCAGCCAGAGTTAACGATGGGAAATAGCAAGCACACTGACAATGACTTAATCACAATATTATTGCAAGACCAAATTGGCGGCCTCCAAATTCTTCATCAAAATCAATGGATTGATGTGCCTCCCATCCATGGTGCACTTGTTGTCAACATTGGGGATCTTCTTCAG TGTTCAACACAGAGTCATAGCAAAGAACATAGGACCAAGAATATCAGTTGCAACCTTATTTAG
- the LOC112754606 gene encoding 1-aminocyclopropane-1-carboxylate oxidase homolog 1 isoform X4 has product MEETSTIEKSHSGYDRMSEVKAFDDTKLGVQGLIENRVTKVPPIFHCNEHESNSSSKPKSKFSIPIIDINSGIIGDDVVEKVKDACENWGFFQIINHGIPVHVLDDMINGTRMFHEQDPEVRKRYYTRDLSKKVLYVSNFSLFQEPYVNWRDSLGISMAPNPPKDEELPQVCRDIVIEYSKKVKTLASILLELVSEALGLNRNHLQEMGYGDGFVVLCHYYPVCPQPELTMGNSKHTDNDLITILLQDQIGGLQILHQNQWIDVPPIHGALVVNIGDLLQGICGDFGRYRWN; this is encoded by the exons ATGGAGGAAACAAGCACAATAGAAAAGTCGCATTCAGGTTATGATAGGATGAGTGAAGTGAAGGCATTTGATGATACAAAACTTGGTGTCCAAGGCCTAATAGAAAATCGGGTTACAAAAGTTCCACCTATATTCCATTGCAATGAACATGAGTCAAATAGTAGCAGTAAACCAAAATCAAAGTTCAGCATCCCCATAATAGATATCAATAGTGGTATTATTGGCGATGATGTTGTGGAGAAGGTTAAGGATGCTTGTGAGAATTGGGGGTTCTTTCAGATCATAAACCATGGCATCCCAGTTCATGTGTTGGATGACATGATTAATGGAACTCGCATGTTCCATGAGCAAGATCCTGAGGTCAGAAAACGCTACTACACACGGGATCTTTCCAAGAAGGTTCTTTATGTTTCCAATTTTAGTCTGTTTCAGGAACCTTATGTTAATTGGAGGGACTCACTTGGAATTTCCATGGCACCTAATCCTCCTAAAGATGAAGAATTACCTCAAGTTTGCAG GGACATTGTGATTGAATACTCAAAGAAAGTAAAGACACTTGCTTCTATTTTGTTAGAGTTAGTATCAGAAGCACTTGGACTTAACCGGAATCACCTTCAAGAAATGGGGTATGGTGATGGTTTCGTTGTTCTGTGTCACTATTACCCTGTATGCCCTCAGCCAGAGTTAACGATGGGAAATAGCAAGCACACTGACAATGACTTAATCACAATATTATTGCAAGACCAAATTGGCGGCCTCCAAATTCTTCATCAAAATCAATGGATTGATGTGCCTCCCATCCATGGTGCACTTGTTGTCAACATTGGGGATCTTCTTCAG GGTATATGCGGGGATTTTGGAAGATATAGATGGAATTGA